Proteins encoded in a region of the Corallococcus caeni genome:
- a CDS encoding NADP-dependent oxidoreductase has translation MATPLQGREIRLKSRPHGEPTPDNFETVTVSVPEPTEGQVLVRNHFMSVDPYMRGRMNDAKSYVPPFKLGEALDGGSVGQVLRSRSPDFKEGDFVVGTGGWREYAVAPAKHYQKADPSVGPLSAYLGVLGMPGMTAYVGLLDIGKPKAGDTVFVSAAAGAVGGVVGQIARIQGCRVVGSVGSDAKVKHVRDDLKFDAALNYKAAPIAESLAKACPDGIDVYFDNVGGDHLEAAIGLMNNHGRIVLCGSISQYNATDPAPGPRNLGLAVGKRLTLQGYIIMDHADRRPDFLRDMGQWLREGKVKDVSTVVDGLDHAVGAFIGLLRGDNTGKMLVRLAQDA, from the coding sequence ATGGCCACGCCACTCCAGGGTCGTGAAATCCGCCTGAAGTCCCGCCCGCACGGTGAACCCACGCCGGACAACTTCGAGACCGTCACCGTCTCCGTCCCGGAACCCACCGAGGGCCAGGTCCTCGTGCGCAACCACTTCATGTCCGTGGATCCGTACATGCGCGGCCGCATGAACGACGCGAAGTCCTACGTCCCGCCCTTCAAGCTGGGCGAAGCACTGGACGGCGGCAGCGTGGGCCAGGTCCTCCGCTCGCGCTCGCCCGACTTCAAGGAAGGGGACTTCGTCGTCGGCACCGGCGGCTGGCGCGAGTACGCCGTCGCGCCCGCGAAGCACTACCAGAAGGCCGACCCGTCCGTGGGCCCGCTCTCCGCGTACCTCGGCGTGCTCGGCATGCCGGGCATGACCGCGTACGTGGGCCTGCTCGACATCGGCAAGCCGAAGGCCGGCGACACCGTCTTCGTGTCCGCCGCGGCGGGCGCTGTCGGCGGCGTCGTGGGACAGATTGCCCGCATCCAGGGCTGCCGCGTGGTGGGCAGCGTCGGCTCGGACGCGAAGGTGAAGCACGTCCGCGACGACCTGAAGTTCGACGCCGCCCTCAACTACAAGGCCGCCCCCATCGCCGAGTCCCTGGCGAAGGCCTGCCCGGACGGCATCGACGTCTACTTCGACAACGTGGGCGGCGACCACCTGGAGGCCGCCATCGGCCTGATGAACAACCACGGCCGCATCGTCCTGTGCGGCTCCATCTCCCAGTACAACGCCACCGACCCCGCACCCGGCCCGCGCAACCTGGGGCTCGCCGTGGGCAAGCGCCTCACCCTCCAGGGATACATCATCATGGACCACGCGGACCGCCGCCCGGACTTCCTCCGCGACATGGGCCAGTGGCTGCGCGAGGGCAAGGTGAAGGACGTGTCCACCGTGGTGGACGGCCTGGACCACGCCGTCGGTGCCTTCATCGGCCTGCTGCGCGGGGACAACACCGGCAAGATGCTGGTGCGCCTGGCCCAGGACGCCTGA